The following proteins come from a genomic window of Corynebacterium falsenii:
- a CDS encoding glycosyltransferase family 2 protein has product MTPPPTLSVVIPCLNDAPLLRRCLTTIAAQTDPRHEIIVVDNGSTDDSAAVAREFGARVVDEPRRGITWATQSGFDAATGDIMLRTDADITMPRDFMARLRATWTRALRNPGRRVVGVTGGGEFEIPGWHGRALTAAYLGSYRLTAGWALGHQPFFGTNYSISRAWWNEVRESVDFSDTLVHEDMHLSFAVRPDETVWLQRDLVLPMDPRAVQGAGQVAHRFRRGFHTIRVNWARELPQDRLSRRGALPAALDRWVR; this is encoded by the coding sequence GTGACACCACCACCGACGTTGAGCGTGGTCATTCCCTGCCTCAACGATGCACCACTTTTGCGGCGCTGCCTCACCACCATCGCCGCGCAGACCGACCCGCGGCATGAGATCATCGTGGTCGACAACGGCTCTACCGATGATTCGGCCGCCGTCGCGCGCGAATTCGGCGCGCGGGTCGTTGATGAGCCGCGCCGCGGCATCACCTGGGCCACGCAGTCTGGGTTCGACGCCGCCACGGGCGACATCATGCTCCGCACAGATGCGGATATCACGATGCCCCGGGATTTCATGGCGCGCCTACGGGCCACCTGGACCCGAGCGTTGCGCAACCCCGGCCGCAGGGTCGTGGGCGTGACCGGGGGAGGGGAGTTTGAGATCCCCGGCTGGCACGGTCGTGCGCTCACGGCTGCCTACCTGGGTTCTTACCGCCTCACGGCCGGGTGGGCGCTGGGGCACCAGCCCTTTTTCGGCACGAACTATTCCATCAGCCGCGCGTGGTGGAACGAGGTGCGCGAATCGGTTGACTTCTCCGACACGCTCGTGCACGAGGACATGCATCTGTCGTTTGCCGTGCGTCCCGATGAGACGGTGTGGCTGCAGCGTGATCTTGTGCTGCCGATGGATCCGCGGGCGGTGCAGGGCGCGGGCCAGGTGGCGCATCGGTTCCGCCGCGGTTTCCACACCATCCGTGTGAACTGGGCGCGCGAGTTGCCGCAGGACCGCCTGAGCAGGCGCGGGGCGCTGCCCGCAGCGCTGGATCGGTGGGTGCGGTGA
- a CDS encoding DNA-directed RNA polymerase subunit beta': MLDVNFFDELRIGLATADDIRRWSRGEVKKPETINYRTLKPEKDGLFCERIFGPTRDWECACGKYKRVRYKGIICERCGVEVTKSKVRRERMGHIELAAPVTHIWYFKGVPSRLGYLLDLAPKDLEKIIYFAANIITSVDEEGRHNDQSTLEAEMMLEKKEVEADRDADLADRAKTLEDDLAELEAAGAKADAKRKVQTAAEREMRHIRERAEREIDRLDEIWNTFVKLAPKQMIVDENIYTELVDRYEDYFTGGMGAEAIQTLIRNFDLEAEAEELREIIRDGKGQKKLRALKRLKVVAAFLRSGNDPAGMVLDCIPVIPPELRPMVQLDGGRFATSDLNDLYRRVINRNNRLKRMLDLGAPEIIVNNEKRMLQESVDALFDNGRRGRPVTGPGNRPLKSLSDLLKGKQGRFRQNLLGKRVDYSGRSVIIVGPQLKLHQCGLPKLMALELFKPFVMKRLVEKSYAQNIKSAKRMVERQRPEVWDVLEEAIAEHPVMLNRAPTLHRLGIQAFEPILVEGKAIQLHPLACEAFNADFDGDQMAVHLPLSAEAQAEARILMLASNNILSPASGKPLAMPRLDMVTGLYFLTLVKKPGELGGQGAYTPATEDAPATGVYSSLAEAIMAYDRGVLGLQAPIRVRINHLRPSAEVEAELFPDGWQRGQAWLAETTLGRVLFNELLPWNYPYVEGVMAKKPQATVINDLAAKYPMITVAQTVDKLKDAGFYWATRSGVTITMHDVLVLPNKQEILDNYEAKARVIEKKMARGKINEAERYQSLVDLWKEATDFVGQSVEDLYPDDNPIPMIVKSGAAGNMRQIWTLAGMKGMVTNSRGEYITRPVKTSFREGLSVLEYFNNSHGSRKGLADTALRTADSGYLTRRLVDVAQDVIVREDDCGTSQGVVMPVTEPILDAQGNPTGQFIAADFVETSVLGRYLAADAADGDGNVIVAAGDVVGEAELNKLIAAGIPDVKVRSVMTCATATGVCSTCYGRSMATGKKVEIGEAVGIVAAQSIGEPGTQLTMRTFHLGGVGGDITGGLPRVQELFEARVPKAKSPIASVDGTVKIEDDDNFYTLTIVPDDGSEDVVYEKLSKRQGLATLGTGGVERPIRDGDKVKMGQQLLKGAADPHEVLRVMGRRGVQQHLINEVQKVYRDQGVAIHDKHIEIIVRQMLRRVTVIDSGSTEFLPGSLVEHADAVAASKEAVKSGGRPVEVRAEIMGITKASLATESWLSAASFQETTRVLTDAAINKRSDKLIGLKENVIIGKLIPAGTGIARYRNISVEPTEEARAAAYSLPTSFGDGFYGDDSYGDFTGAAVPLDDLDF, from the coding sequence GTGCTGGACGTCAACTTCTTCGACGAGCTTCGCATTGGCCTAGCCACCGCTGACGACATCCGTCGTTGGTCCCGTGGCGAGGTCAAGAAGCCCGAAACGATCAACTACCGTACTCTCAAGCCCGAGAAGGACGGTCTATTCTGCGAGCGCATCTTTGGTCCCACCCGCGACTGGGAGTGTGCCTGCGGTAAATACAAGCGTGTCCGCTACAAGGGCATCATCTGTGAGCGCTGTGGTGTTGAGGTCACGAAGTCCAAGGTGCGCCGTGAGCGCATGGGCCACATCGAGCTCGCCGCTCCGGTGACCCACATCTGGTACTTCAAGGGTGTTCCCTCTCGCCTGGGCTACCTGCTGGACTTGGCTCCGAAGGATCTGGAAAAGATCATCTACTTCGCAGCCAACATCATCACCTCCGTGGATGAGGAGGGTCGTCACAACGACCAGTCCACCCTCGAGGCTGAAATGATGCTGGAGAAGAAGGAAGTCGAGGCCGACCGCGACGCCGATCTGGCCGACCGCGCCAAGACCCTCGAGGACGACCTCGCCGAGCTCGAAGCCGCCGGCGCCAAGGCCGACGCCAAGCGCAAGGTGCAGACCGCCGCGGAGCGCGAGATGCGCCACATCCGCGAGCGCGCCGAGCGCGAGATCGACCGCCTCGATGAAATCTGGAACACCTTCGTCAAACTTGCTCCCAAGCAGATGATCGTGGACGAGAACATCTACACCGAGCTGGTGGACCGCTACGAGGATTACTTCACCGGCGGTATGGGTGCCGAGGCTATCCAGACCCTCATCCGCAACTTCGACCTCGAGGCCGAAGCTGAGGAGCTGCGCGAGATCATTCGCGACGGCAAGGGTCAGAAGAAGCTGCGCGCCCTCAAGCGCCTCAAGGTCGTCGCCGCGTTCCTGCGTTCCGGCAACGACCCGGCAGGCATGGTTCTCGACTGCATCCCGGTGATCCCGCCGGAGCTGCGCCCGATGGTGCAGCTGGACGGTGGCCGCTTCGCGACCTCCGACCTCAACGACCTGTACCGTCGCGTGATCAACCGCAACAACCGCCTCAAGCGCATGCTCGACCTCGGCGCCCCCGAGATCATCGTGAACAACGAGAAGCGCATGCTGCAGGAGTCCGTGGACGCACTGTTCGACAACGGTCGCCGTGGTCGCCCGGTCACCGGACCGGGCAACCGCCCGCTGAAGTCCCTGTCGGACCTGCTCAAGGGTAAGCAGGGCCGCTTCCGCCAGAACCTGCTCGGTAAGCGCGTGGACTACTCCGGTCGTTCCGTGATTATCGTCGGTCCGCAGCTGAAGCTGCACCAGTGTGGTTTGCCGAAGCTCATGGCACTCGAGCTGTTCAAGCCGTTCGTCATGAAGCGCCTGGTGGAGAAGTCCTACGCACAGAACATCAAGTCCGCCAAGCGCATGGTGGAGCGCCAGCGCCCCGAGGTGTGGGACGTGCTGGAAGAGGCCATCGCGGAACACCCCGTGATGCTCAACCGTGCACCTACCCTGCACCGCCTGGGCATCCAGGCGTTCGAGCCCATCCTCGTTGAGGGTAAGGCTATCCAGCTGCACCCGCTGGCGTGTGAGGCGTTCAACGCTGACTTCGACGGTGACCAGATGGCTGTCCACCTGCCGCTGTCCGCAGAGGCTCAGGCCGAGGCCCGCATCCTCATGCTGGCATCGAACAACATTCTGTCCCCGGCATCCGGTAAGCCGCTGGCTATGCCCCGTCTGGACATGGTTACCGGCCTGTACTTCCTCACCCTGGTGAAGAAGCCCGGCGAGCTCGGCGGCCAGGGTGCCTACACCCCGGCAACCGAGGACGCACCGGCCACCGGCGTGTACTCCTCCCTGGCCGAGGCCATCATGGCCTACGACCGTGGCGTGCTGGGCCTGCAGGCTCCGATCCGCGTGCGGATCAACCACCTGCGCCCGTCCGCCGAGGTGGAAGCGGAGCTGTTCCCGGATGGCTGGCAGCGCGGCCAGGCCTGGCTGGCTGAGACCACCCTGGGTCGCGTGCTGTTCAACGAGCTGCTGCCGTGGAACTACCCGTACGTCGAGGGCGTCATGGCCAAGAAGCCGCAGGCTACGGTCATTAACGACCTCGCTGCCAAGTACCCGATGATCACCGTTGCTCAGACGGTGGACAAGCTCAAGGATGCTGGCTTCTACTGGGCCACCCGCTCCGGCGTGACCATCACGATGCACGACGTGCTGGTTCTGCCGAACAAGCAGGAGATCCTGGACAACTACGAGGCCAAGGCTCGCGTCATCGAGAAGAAGATGGCACGCGGCAAGATCAACGAGGCCGAGCGCTACCAGTCCCTCGTGGACCTGTGGAAGGAAGCGACCGACTTCGTGGGTCAGTCCGTGGAGGACCTGTACCCGGATGACAATCCGATCCCGATGATCGTGAAGTCCGGTGCGGCCGGTAACATGCGCCAGATCTGGACCCTGGCCGGCATGAAGGGCATGGTCACCAACTCCCGCGGTGAGTACATCACCCGCCCGGTGAAGACCTCCTTCCGTGAAGGCCTGTCCGTGCTGGAGTACTTCAACAACTCCCACGGTTCTCGTAAGGGCCTGGCCGATACGGCTCTGCGTACCGCAGACTCCGGCTACCTGACCCGTCGTCTCGTCGACGTCGCCCAGGATGTCATCGTCCGCGAGGACGACTGTGGTACCTCCCAGGGCGTCGTCATGCCCGTCACCGAGCCGATTCTGGACGCTCAGGGCAACCCGACCGGCCAGTTCATCGCCGCTGACTTCGTGGAGACCTCTGTGCTGGGCCGCTACCTGGCCGCCGACGCCGCTGATGGTGACGGAAACGTCATCGTCGCCGCTGGTGACGTGGTGGGCGAGGCTGAGCTCAACAAGCTCATTGCCGCTGGCATCCCCGATGTCAAGGTCCGCTCGGTGATGACCTGTGCCACCGCCACCGGCGTGTGCTCCACCTGCTACGGCCGCTCCATGGCGACCGGTAAGAAGGTGGAGATCGGCGAGGCCGTGGGCATCGTGGCTGCACAGTCCATTGGTGAGCCCGGTACCCAGCTGACGATGCGTACCTTCCACCTCGGTGGTGTGGGTGGCGACATCACCGGTGGTCTGCCGCGTGTCCAGGAGCTGTTCGAGGCTCGCGTTCCGAAGGCGAAGTCCCCGATCGCGTCGGTGGACGGCACCGTCAAGATCGAGGACGACGACAACTTCTACACCCTCACCATCGTCCCGGATGATGGTTCTGAGGACGTCGTGTACGAGAAGCTGTCCAAGCGCCAGGGCCTGGCAACGCTGGGCACCGGTGGCGTGGAGCGTCCGATCCGCGATGGCGACAAGGTCAAGATGGGCCAGCAGCTGCTCAAGGGCGCTGCCGATCCGCACGAGGTCCTGCGCGTCATGGGCCGCCGCGGTGTGCAGCAGCACCTGATCAACGAAGTGCAGAAGGTCTACCGTGACCAGGGCGTGGCCATCCACGACAAGCACATCGAGATCATCGTGCGCCAGATGCTGCGCCGTGTGACCGTCATCGACTCCGGTTCCACCGAGTTCCTGCCGGGCTCCCTCGTGGAGCACGCGGATGCCGTGGCTGCCTCCAAGGAGGCCGTGAAGTCCGGTGGCCGCCCGGTCGAGGTTCGCGCCGAGATCATGGGTATCACCAAGGCATCGCTGGCAACCGAGTCCTGGCTGTCCGCCGCCTCCTTCCAGGAGACCACCCGTGTGCTCACGGATGCCGCGATCAACAAGCGCTCCGATAAGCTCATCGGTCTCAAGGAGAACGTGATCATCGGTAAGCTGATCCCGGCCGGTACCGGCATCGCCCGCTACCGCAACATCTCCGTAGAGCCCACCGAGGAGGCACGCGCTGCGGCCTACTCGCTGCCGACCAGCTTCGGCGATGGCTTCTACGGCGATGACAGCTACGGTGACTTCACCGGCGCCGCCGTGCCGCTGGATGACCTGGACTTCTAG
- a CDS encoding phytoene/squalene synthase family protein, protein MTGRARKRGAQVTPADVGLYNRTSSLASRQVISTYSSSFSLATCLLDARMREDIRNLYAVVRIADEIVDGTAEHAGLGRDDIVELLDSYERAVLAAPSTRFSTDPVLQAYGRTAERCSINPEHVTAFFHSMRMDLHQATHDAESLGEYIYGSAEVIGLMCLDIFLAERTVTDEERATMVAGARALGAAFQKINFLRDYAEDVDGLGRIYFPDALRHGLTDEAKRVIIADIREDLETADRSIDLLPFGARAGVIAAMNLFAELTDAIDALPAEQVRHERVSVSSPRKAAIAARALLEAPRRRQK, encoded by the coding sequence ATGACCGGGCGTGCAAGGAAACGCGGCGCTCAGGTGACGCCCGCCGATGTGGGGCTTTACAACCGCACGTCTAGCTTGGCATCGCGGCAGGTCATCTCCACGTACTCCTCGAGCTTTTCCCTGGCTACATGCTTGCTCGATGCGCGCATGCGCGAGGATATTCGCAACCTCTACGCCGTGGTACGCATCGCCGATGAAATCGTCGATGGCACCGCAGAGCACGCGGGGCTTGGCCGCGACGACATTGTTGAGCTGCTCGATTCCTACGAGCGCGCCGTGCTTGCGGCCCCGTCCACGCGCTTTTCCACGGATCCGGTGCTCCAGGCCTACGGGCGCACCGCCGAGCGCTGTTCCATCAACCCCGAGCACGTTACTGCTTTTTTCCATTCGATGCGGATGGATCTGCACCAAGCCACGCACGATGCCGAGAGTCTCGGCGAGTACATCTACGGCTCGGCCGAGGTCATCGGGCTCATGTGCTTGGACATCTTCCTCGCCGAGCGCACCGTGACCGACGAGGAGCGGGCAACGATGGTCGCCGGTGCCCGCGCGCTGGGCGCAGCGTTTCAGAAGATCAACTTCCTGCGCGACTACGCCGAGGATGTCGATGGCCTGGGGCGGATCTACTTCCCAGACGCGCTGCGCCATGGACTAACCGATGAGGCCAAGCGCGTGATCATCGCGGATATTCGCGAAGACCTGGAGACCGCCGATCGCAGCATCGACCTGCTGCCCTTCGGCGCCCGCGCCGGAGTGATCGCCGCCATGAACCTCTTCGCCGAGCTCACGGATGCCATTGATGCCCTGCCCGCCGAACAGGTGCGGCACGAACGGGTCAGTGTGAGCTCGCCGCGGAAGGCGGCCATCGCCGCGAGGGCGCTGCTGGAGGCGCCGAGGCGCAGGCAGAAATAG
- a CDS encoding polyprenyl synthetase family protein, producing MTGNDVSRDQNRDPQRASLELVRRYLADRRPDPAEGNDVLAFAYDELSRITLAGKHVRSSLVHASAGTVTSETAEATGATEATEAAVAFGAAVDLLHGGFLLHNDLVDQDDLRRGEWSFHASLREATSSAHMGHSLALLAGDIALAGAMDLVTSPQVPQHMAIPATRIVVEAITESIEGELRDITHRIPQVRTSVAAVRTANAWKTTAYTFRAPLMLGAVAAGRDPHQMVPAAELLGFAYQATDDIAGFQGDAAMGRVTMVTEMLADDPAGGVDGAVHRLAAQVRDAVRDAREALDREGLPADVVAGVGEVADLLVQRVDSAVEALGAADVSEGWESECRDDE from the coding sequence ATGACCGGAAACGATGTGAGCCGTGATCAGAACCGCGATCCGCAGCGCGCGTCGCTGGAGCTGGTGCGCCGCTACCTTGCCGACCGTCGCCCGGACCCGGCGGAGGGCAACGACGTTTTGGCCTTCGCCTACGATGAACTTTCGCGCATCACCCTCGCCGGTAAGCACGTGCGCAGTTCTCTGGTGCACGCCAGCGCGGGCACGGTGACGAGCGAGACCGCCGAGGCCACTGGGGCCACTGAGGCCACTGAGGCTGCGGTGGCGTTCGGTGCTGCCGTTGACCTGCTGCACGGGGGGTTTCTGCTGCACAATGACCTCGTGGATCAAGATGATCTCCGCCGCGGCGAGTGGTCTTTCCACGCGAGTTTGCGCGAGGCCACGAGCAGTGCACACATGGGCCACTCGCTGGCGTTGCTCGCGGGCGATATTGCCCTGGCCGGCGCGATGGATCTGGTGACCTCGCCGCAGGTTCCGCAGCACATGGCGATCCCGGCCACGCGCATCGTGGTGGAGGCGATCACCGAATCCATCGAGGGCGAGCTGCGCGACATCACCCATCGCATCCCGCAGGTCCGCACCAGCGTGGCGGCCGTGCGCACGGCGAATGCATGGAAGACCACGGCGTACACGTTCCGCGCCCCGCTGATGCTCGGCGCCGTGGCCGCAGGTCGCGATCCACATCAGATGGTCCCCGCCGCCGAACTGTTGGGCTTCGCCTACCAGGCCACTGACGACATCGCGGGTTTTCAGGGCGACGCCGCCATGGGGCGCGTCACCATGGTCACCGAGATGCTCGCTGACGACCCCGCGGGCGGGGTGGACGGTGCGGTGCACCGGCTCGCCGCGCAAGTGCGGGACGCGGTGCGCGACGCGCGCGAGGCTCTCGACCGCGAGGGCCTGCCGGCCGACGTGGTGGCCGGGGTCGGCGAGGTGGCGGATCTGCTGGTGCAGCGGGTGGATAGCGCAGTGGAAGCACTGGGCGCAGCCGACGTGAGCGAGGGCTGGGAGAGTGAGTGCCGGGATGACGAGTAA